ATAAACCTTTCCTTACTGCCAGAACGCCTCGTTTTAAGATCAGCTTCTATAAACCGATCCATCCCAAACTGCTCAAGTAATTTTACAATCGCTTTAACCCAAACTTCTGTTTGATTCTTGCACTCTCGCTCTGAAGAAAATACAGTTCCATCTGGAAAAGTAACGATCAGTCCTTTGCGCTTTGATTTACTTGTTTGATGCTTGCTGTAGGTAACAGTTGACGAATCGAATTCTTCGACCTCAGCAGACTCTTCTGAAACTTCCTCGTTATTCGCTCCAGACTGTAAGCGTTGATCAATCTGATCACTCAGGAACTGGTTCACTGCGCGCTTGACAATACCTGTGAACTGCCGAAATACAGTTGGTGTTCTTACGCCACTATAGACAGAAGACAGGAAAAATTGAACAAATTCTTCAGTAGGTGCTTTCAGTTGCGCCACCAAGATCTGCTTTATCTCTTTTGTATACTTTAAATCGATTGCAACCCTACGGATTGCATGCAAATCAAAGGCAGACTTGGTAAACCTCTTGAGCTCATCGACCAGTGATTCCTGAATATCAAGCAGGCTGAATTCAAAAAAAGGCTTTATATCCATTACGTTCGATTTTTCCAAATCGCTGTAAAACCGATACAGAGCCCCATCGGTTAGCACAGCTACTGGAGGGTGAGTGACTGAAAAGTAACGGTAAAGTTGGGCAGTGTGATCATCAGACAAATCTGTACCGAATTTTTTGCACTCGATGATCATGGTGACTTCACCATCTTTAAAAACAGCATAGTCAACCTTTTCGCCTTGCTTTGTACCAAAGTCAGCAGTAAATTCAGGTACCACTTCTGTCAGGTCAGAAACATCATATCCTAACAGTTTGATAAAGGGCATGACACACGCATTTTTAGTGGCTTCTTCGCTTCGGATAACATCTTTTTGCTTTTCGATCTTGATGGATAGATTCCTGAGTTCCTCAACAAAATCCATTAACATCTCCGTTCCTATTCTTCTATCAACAGATTAACAGAAAATTGCTACTCTCCCTAAGAGACTCCATAAGTATAGCATATTCATCTTGGGTTCCCAGCCCCAACCCTTTATCCCGCTACTACGGTGGAAGGGGGACAGAAACGGAAGGAGCTCCGTTTCGTAGTAGTGTCATCCAATATCATGGCATTTTAACATGTTTAGCATAAGTTTTTCAAGTAAAAATTTTGCTTGCACATTCTCATGAAATTTTACTGATAAATTGCAGGCAATATGCTATGCTATCCCTATATTTTTGGACAATTTTGGTCGGGTTCATGCTCGGTTTTCAAGAGATCTTTGATTTTTCTGAAAGTTTCTGAAACAAACCCAACTTGCAGGAAAATAAACCCCGATGCACCCAACGGCAGCCCCAGCGGGGCGATATGTGTATAGAAACGCCAATCCCCCAAGACCTAAGCCCCACCGGGGCGATATGTGTGTTCTTAAAAAAATTGTCCAAAGTTTAGTATATTTAGGAGGAGATACACAATGGCGAATCAACTAAAAGTAGGGATTGTTGGAGCACACCGTGGGAGTTCTTATTTTCAACCGTTTCAAGCGATAGCAGAAACAACCGTTACAGCCGTGTGTGACATCAATGAGGCGACACTCCAAAGCGTCACAGAACGGTTTGATGTTCCTCAGCAGTTTACGGATTATACAGCGATGTTGGACGCGGTAGATATTGTTGTCCTTGCTACACCTGAAAACCTGCATGTTCCACAATCGATTGAAGCCCTGGAAGCCGGAAAACACGTTATCAGTGAGGTGACCGCTGCCGTCAAATTGGAAGAATGTTACGATTTGGTTCGAGCAGTCCGAAAATCATCTGCCAAATACACGATGGCTGAAAATACATGCTACTCCAAGTCAAATGTCCTCATCCGGAGTATGGTTGAGGCAGGCATGTTCGGCGATGTCTATTTCGGAGAAGGGGAATACCTCCACAACATCAAGTCGCTCCATCACGATGCAGAGGGCAATCCGACGTGGCGTTACTACTGGCAGGTCGGTATTAATCGGTGTAACTATGCGACACATAGCCTCGGTCCCGTGCTCCAGTGGTTTGGGAGTCGCGTCGCGAGTGTCTGTTGTCTGGGAACCGGCACTAACACCGATCCTGAGCACGCCATGGAGGATACAGTGATGATGCTTTGCAAGACCGATTGTGGTGGATTAATTAAAATTCGGATCGACATGCTCTCGAATCGACCTGCGAATTCCTATTTCAGTTTGCAGGGAACGAAAGGGTGCTATGAAGGTTCGCGTGGACTCAACGCTGCACCGAAGATTTGGTTGGATGAGTTCTCGGTGACTGAACAGTGGAGACCGCTCTCGCAGTTTGAAGATTGTTTGCCCGAACGATGGAAAAATCCACCTGCTGAGTCAGAAAATGCCGGAGACCTCGGCGAGTATTTTAAAGTGCGGGATTTTGTGGATAGTGTCCTCACCGACACGCCACCACCGATGGATGTCTATACGGCGATGGATTTCACAGTGCCGGGTTTGGTTTCGGAGCAGTCGATCGCCAATGGCGGGACACCGATGGAAGTGCCAGACTTTCGGAATATTTAATTTTACCTTGCGGAGAAACGACGTGAATTTGAATCTTGGATGTACTTTCCTTAAATCTGAAGAAACGCCCAAGTAAAAACCCCTCTGTTTCATTACGGACTACGGTTACGAAAATAACCTAATACCATTTCTGGTTGATGATTTCTCTTAAAAGGGTTCCCTACCGTTTTGGGTTATGTCCCGTGCGGTTAGAAACCGCACCTACCGGGCCTGGGTGGATGGTGAGGCTAATGCGATATAAACTTTTAGAGATGGTATAAGACGGTAGCCTGCAACAATACGCAGAAATACCCCGGGGAATGCCACACGGCATTCATACCCGGGGAAGCCCACACGGGCTTCATACCGTTGATTCTGATTCGCAAAAACACGCATGCGGATATACGGAAAGACACCTTATGCATCAAACCCACCTGACCGAACCGCAAGGAATCATAAAAAAACGCTTTCTGAATCGTTAAACAAACTCTTCTTCTACGCGAGAGAAGACGAGTCCGCAGCTACTACAGCGGTATCCGCTGTCGGATTGTGATTCCACAAGCGGGAAGAGCATTCCGCAACAGATAGGACAAGGTTCATCAATTTCCATTTCGGCGTGTTCTATTTCACCGGAGCGGTTCTCAAATTCGACGATCATATCTGTTCTCCTCTTAATATCTCTGTAGGGTGGGATCAATCTCGGCTGCCCACTGGTCGATACCCCCTGCGAGATTTTTGGCATTACGAAATCCGTTTTGGTGTAGATACGCGGTGGCATAGAGACTCCGTGTTCCGTGGTGGCAATAGACAACAATTTCTTGGTCTGATGGGAGACTTTCTACGTTGTGTGGCAATGTGTTAAGTGGTACGAGTTGCGCGCCTTCAAGGTGCACGATGTCATATTCGCTGGGTTCGCGGACATCTAATAAAAACACGGGTTCATTTGCGTCCAGTTTCTGTTTCAGTTCACGCGGCAAAATTTCGGGAAGGGACGGCGTAGTCTGCATTTTTTATACCTTGCGGTTAAAGGATACCAGTTAAGGCACGGTTTCCTAAGAGGTTTCTGATCCAACGGGGGCACATTCCGGGCCAGGACACGTCTCGCGTAGGACTTCAAATGGATAGATACCCGTATCGTGTCCATCGTTCCAACTGAATTGGAGCGCGTAACGACCGACTAACTGAATGTCAAGCGGTTGAATATCGTCTGAGACCTCAATGAGGGTTATATCTCCGTCGCCTTGCGGTGAAAAGAGGGAATGGACATCTCTGCCTTTGTGTCGGATGATAGCACATTCCGCGCACGGGCACATCTGCCGGAGATAGGTGTATGGATACCAACTGACATGTCCGTCCTTCCACTCTATCTGAAAGGCATTGGGATGTTTCTTGAGAAGTTTCGGTTGTTTCGCTAACCTGTTCATGATGTAGGCTGGGCACACGGCGGGAGAAAAGCGCGTGTGGCTTTTCTAAAGACCCGACTACTTTAAAAGATGCCGAGTTCATCCTTCGCGTCTTCGGTCATCATTTCTGGGGTCCAACGCGGTGTCCAAACGACATTAACGTTGACTTCCTCAACACCCTCCATCTGCTGCGTGACGTGCTGTGTGCCATTCACAATCTGTCCGCCAGCGGGGCATCCAGGACTCGTTAGGGTCATTGTAATGTCTATGGTTGTGTCATTGATGTCAACGCCGTAGATAAGTCCCATATCGACGATATTGATCCCAATTTCCGGATCGATAATTTGCTTGATACTTTCTAATACGCTTTCTTCAGATACCATCAGGATTTCCTCCTACGAAGTTTGGATAATTAATTAGTCGACGCTCACGAGAACATCATCGTCCTCAACTTTGACGGTGTAACAGTCGACGGCTTCAACAGCAGGCATACAGAGTGGCTTTCCTGTTTTTACACAAAAACGTGCCCCGTGTCGAGGGCATTCTATCTCATCTCCAGTAAACCAACCTTCCCCCAAGGGACCGCCGTCGTGCGTGCAAACATCCTCCATAGCATAGAACTCTCCATCAACATTAAAGAGTAACACAGGGACGAAGTCAACCTCGACTAATTGTTTCGTGCCGGGCGGCACTTCACTCGCTTTTGCAACTTTATAGAATTCTGCCATAATTTCCTTTTTCTCGGTAAAGGTAACGGATTAACAAAACGGTTCTTGTTTTTTATTTCTCTTCACCGGGCCAGCCTTTGATCCCGTAGGCACCCGTTTTGAGAACTTTGAGAGCCAATAACGCACATTTGATACGGACGGGACCCAAAGGGATACCGATCATATCTAAGATGTCGTCTCGCGAGAGTTTCTTGACTTCCGTAAGACTTTTGCCCTCGATCTCCTCAGTTAGCATAGAGGCAGCCGCTATACTGATCGTGCAACCGTGCCCAGAAAAACGCACCTGTGTAATAATGTCGTCTTCAACAATGAGATCGAGACGGATCTGATCCCCACAAAGTGGATTGTCTTCTTCATGAGAAATAGTACATCTCGGCAAGGTTCCATAGTTACTTGGATTTTCGTAATGGTCAAGCAGTTCTTCCTGATATACGTTCATCCCACGCTCCTTCTTTGACTCCGAGTCATCAATTTTTGTGTTCGACATAGCCCCTCGTATAACCGGTCCACTTCTTCGATTGTGTTATAAAGGTAGAAACTCGCACGGACAGTGGCGATAACATCTAACCGCTTCATCAGCGGTTGTGCACAGTGGTGTCCTGCGCGGATAGCAATACCGTGCGTATCCAAGATACCTGCCACATCATGTGGATGGATATCCTCTATATTAAAAGAGATAACACCTGCTTTTTGATGCGGTGAAGAGGGGCCATAGAGGGTGATCCCTTCGATTTCTTGTAAGCGATTGTGTGCGTATTTTAGGAGTTCTTGTTCATGGACCTGAAGAGCTGCTAAATTTGCTTGTGTAATGTAGTCTACGGCATGTCCAAGCCCGATTGCTTCCGCGATACTTGGAGTCCCCGCCTCGAACTTGGCGGGAAGTTCAGCATAGCTGGATACGTCGCGTTCTACGCTCCGAATCATTGAACCACCACCGAGGAAAGGGGGCATCTCCTCAAGCAGTTCCGATTTACCGTATAGGACACCGATACCCGTCGGACCACACATTTTATGTCCAGAGAACGCCAAGAAATCACAATCCAGCTGCTGAACGTCGACCTGAAAATGTGGCACCGATTGTGCTGCATCAACAACGACCTTTGCGCCAACAGCGTGCGCAGCCGTAATAACGGACTGGATCGGATTAATCGTCCCGAGGACATTAGAAACATGCCCTATAGCAACAAGTTTCGTTTTTTCAGTGAGGAGGTCCTGAAGTTGTGTGAAGTCAAGCAACCCTTCATCAGTTATCTCCAGAAACCGCAGCACCGCGCCAGTGCGCTGTGCCAGCAACTGCCACGGCACGAGGTTGCTATGGTGCTCCATGACGGTGAGAATAATTTCGTCGCCTTCTTGGATGTTCGCGCTGCCCCAACTGTAAGCGACGAGGTTAATAGATTCCGTCGTGTTCCGCGTGAAGATAATCTGCCGTGCCCGCGGTGCATTGACGAGCTGCGCTACCTTCTCACGAGCCGTTTCATACTGTGCCGTTGCCTCTTCTGAGATACGGTAGATACCGCGATGGATGTTAGAGCGATACGTATCGTAATAGGCATCCATCGCTTCAACGACCGGGCGCGGTGTTTGCGTTGACGCGGCGTTATCGAGAAAAGCCAACGGTGGGGTCGTCGCAAAAATCGGAAAATCTTCGCGGATTCTCTCCACATCAAGAGGACGAAACTGAGATGTATCCATATTCATTACCTAAGTAGGGATGGAATCCAAAAATAGAAGGTTGGAAGATTGGAAGGTTGCGGACATCCATCTATTCCTCCATCAAAGTCTCTTCCAACCTTACCTTTGTCCATGCTCCTATCTGCTTGGGAACCCAATACTGACAGCAGCAGGCCCATGATCCTCACACGCCTGATCGGTCGGAACATCGGTTTCAGCATCACTGGATTTAACGATTCCTTCTGAAACCAGATAGTGTTCGACTTCATCTCCGCTGACATCGGCGAGCATTATATCGTCAATTTGGACGCACGGCTGATAAGGCTGCCGCGTCTTCTGAACCATTTCACGATAGTTGTTTTCGTTGTTAATGATGTCTCTATCTTCATACTCCAAACCGTATTTGGCAAAGATGGCACGGACACCATTGCTCCACCCGCAGACGGGCTTCATGTAAGCGATAATTTTGGGTTGACTCATTGTGAGTTACTCCTTTTTTGGGGTTATCGGTTGTCGGTTATTAGTTAAAGAGCGATTTGGTAAACGAAAACCTCTTAACTCTCACTGCGAGGCAAACTGAAAGGGTTGCGTAGCAACCCGCACTGAAAACTATTCAAGTTTACGCGCAACGGATGTATTCAGTCCTTCGCGAACGGATTCCAATGGAATACGTTCCATGACAGGGGCAAAAAACCCATCAACAATCAATTTTTCTGCTTGTGCGTAAGACACACCGCGGCTCATTAGGTAAAAGACCTGCTCGGCGTCAATCTTCCCAGCGGTTGCGCCATGTGTACACCGCACCTCGTGTGCTTGAATTTCCAATCCGGGCAGCGTATCCGCATGCGCACGCTCACTCAGCAGTAAATTGTCATTTTTCTGGTACGCATCAGTGTGGTTTGCCGACGGATAAACGTAAATGTTGCCACCCCACGCCGTCTGCGATCTATCTTTCAGGACTGTCCGATAGAGCAGATCACTGGAGGTGTGCGGCGAAATATGTTCTTGGGCAGTACTAACATCCAAGTGTTGCCTTGCATCTGTGAAAGCCAAGCCCAACATTTGGGCAGTACATCCAGCACCTTCTAAAACGACAGCTTGGTTTATTTTGTTCAATCTGCCACCGAAAGTGGCAGTTACCCAGCAAAGTTTCGCGTCTCTGGCAACCATAGCGCGGTGCG
This genomic interval from Candidatus Poribacteria bacterium contains the following:
- a CDS encoding restriction endonuclease, whose protein sequence is MLMDFVEELRNLSIKIEKQKDVIRSEEATKNACVMPFIKLLGYDVSDLTEVVPEFTADFGTKQGEKVDYAVFKDGEVTMIIECKKFGTDLSDDHTAQLYRYFSVTHPPVAVLTDGALYRFYSDLEKSNVMDIKPFFEFSLLDIQESLVDELKRFTKSAFDLHAIRRVAIDLKYTKEIKQILVAQLKAPTEEFVQFFLSSVYSGVRTPTVFRQFTGIVKRAVNQFLSDQIDQRLQSGANNEEVSEESAEVEEFDSSTVTYSKHQTSKSKRKGLIVTFPDGTVFSSERECKNQTEVWVKAIVKLLEQFGMDRFIEADLKTRRSGSKERFISTNPTFRDAGRRRIPSTEYKTNGTTYFITQDYRAERKKELLDSISDALGAGLKVGVFE
- a CDS encoding Gfo/Idh/MocA family oxidoreductase; this translates as MANQLKVGIVGAHRGSSYFQPFQAIAETTVTAVCDINEATLQSVTERFDVPQQFTDYTAMLDAVDIVVLATPENLHVPQSIEALEAGKHVISEVTAAVKLEECYDLVRAVRKSSAKYTMAENTCYSKSNVLIRSMVEAGMFGDVYFGEGEYLHNIKSLHHDAEGNPTWRYYWQVGINRCNYATHSLGPVLQWFGSRVASVCCLGTGTNTDPEHAMEDTVMMLCKTDCGGLIKIRIDMLSNRPANSYFSLQGTKGCYEGSRGLNAAPKIWLDEFSVTEQWRPLSQFEDCLPERWKNPPAESENAGDLGEYFKVRDFVDSVLTDTPPPMDVYTAMDFTVPGLVSEQSIANGGTPMEVPDFRNI
- a CDS encoding DUF971 domain-containing protein; protein product: MNRLAKQPKLLKKHPNAFQIEWKDGHVSWYPYTYLRQMCPCAECAIIRHKGRDVHSLFSPQGDGDITLIEVSDDIQPLDIQLVGRYALQFSWNDGHDTGIYPFEVLRETCPGPECAPVGSETS
- a CDS encoding metal-sulfur cluster assembly factor encodes the protein MVSEESVLESIKQIIDPEIGINIVDMGLIYGVDINDTTIDITMTLTSPGCPAGGQIVNGTQHVTQQMEGVEEVNVNVVWTPRWTPEMMTEDAKDELGIF
- a CDS encoding non-heme iron oxygenase ferredoxin subunit, translating into MAEFYKVAKASEVPPGTKQLVEVDFVPVLLFNVDGEFYAMEDVCTHDGGPLGEGWFTGDEIECPRHGARFCVKTGKPLCMPAVEAVDCYTVKVEDDDVLVSVD
- a CDS encoding iron-sulfur cluster assembly scaffold protein, whose translation is MNVYQEELLDHYENPSNYGTLPRCTISHEEDNPLCGDQIRLDLIVEDDIITQVRFSGHGCTISIAAASMLTEEIEGKSLTEVKKLSRDDILDMIGIPLGPVRIKCALLALKVLKTGAYGIKGWPGEEK
- a CDS encoding cysteine desulfurase codes for the protein MDTSQFRPLDVERIREDFPIFATTPPLAFLDNAASTQTPRPVVEAMDAYYDTYRSNIHRGIYRISEEATAQYETAREKVAQLVNAPRARQIIFTRNTTESINLVAYSWGSANIQEGDEIILTVMEHHSNLVPWQLLAQRTGAVLRFLEITDEGLLDFTQLQDLLTEKTKLVAIGHVSNVLGTINPIQSVITAAHAVGAKVVVDAAQSVPHFQVDVQQLDCDFLAFSGHKMCGPTGIGVLYGKSELLEEMPPFLGGGSMIRSVERDVSSYAELPAKFEAGTPSIAEAIGLGHAVDYITQANLAALQVHEQELLKYAHNRLQEIEGITLYGPSSPHQKAGVISFNIEDIHPHDVAGILDTHGIAIRAGHHCAQPLMKRLDVIATVRASFYLYNTIEEVDRLYEGLCRTQKLMTRSQRRSVG
- a CDS encoding glutaredoxin, translating into MSQPKIIAYMKPVCGWSNGVRAIFAKYGLEYEDRDIINNENNYREMVQKTRQPYQPCVQIDDIMLADVSGDEVEHYLVSEGIVKSSDAETDVPTDQACEDHGPAAVSIGFPSR